The following DNA comes from Curtobacterium sp. 9128.
GGCCGCACGCGCCGACTACGAGCAGCAGGTCGCGGCACAGCGCCCGCTCCTCGGCTGATCCCACCACCACCTCGTGCAGAAAGAAGACGACGACGTCATGACCGACACCGCCACCCCGACCGGCGCCTCGTCCACGGACGCCACCACCGCGTCGATCCGCATCGGCACCGCTCCCGACTCGTGGGGCGTCTGGTTCCCGGACGACCCCAAGCAGGTCCCGTGGCAGCGCTTCCTGGACGAAGCGGCGGCCGCCGGGTACGTGTGGATCGAGCTCGGCCCGTACGGGTACCTGCCGACCGACCCCGCGCAGCTGTCGGACGAACTCGAGTCGCGTGGGCTGCAGCTGTCCGCGGGCACCGTGTTCACCGGGTTCCACAAGGGGGACGACCAGTTCCAGCGGGCGTGGGACCAGGCCGTCGCGGTGGCCGGACTCGCGGCGAAGCTCGGCGCGGAGCACCTCGTGACGATCCCGGACCTCTGGCGCTCGGACGCCACCGAGGAGGTCCTGGAGCCCCGGACGCTCACGGACGAGCAGTGGGAGCGGCTCGGCAAGGGCCACGATCAGCTCGGCAAGGCACTGCTCGAGGAGTTCGGCGTCCACCAGCAGTTCCACACGCACGCCGACAGCCACGTGGGGACCTACAAGGAGACCGTGCGCTTCCTCGAGGTCACGGACCCGCAGTACACGAACCTCTGCCTCGACACCGGGCACTTCGCCTACTACGGCGGCGACAACCTCAAGCTCATCGCGGCGCACCCCGAGCGCATCGGCTACCTGCACCTCAAGCAGGTCGACACCGACCTGCTGTTCGACGTGCTGAAGAACGACGTGCCGTTCGCGACCGCCGTCTCCCAGGGCATCATGACCGAGCCGCCGCACGGCACCCCCGAGCTCGCGCCGATCATCGAGGCAGTGGCCGCGATCAATCCGGACGTCTTCGGCATCGTCGAGCAGGACATGTACGGCTGCTCGGTCGACGCTCCGGGCCCGATCGCGGAGCGCACGTTCCAGCACATCTTCGGTTCGACGTCCGCCGCCCGCGCGTCCTGACGCCGACACCGTCCACGCAGCGCCACCACCTCCAGGAGACATCCAATGAGCACCACTGACAACCTCCGCGTCGCCGTCGTCGGCGCCGGGGCCATGGGCAGCGACCACATCCGCCGCATCACGTCGACCATCGCCGGTGCCGACGTCGTCGCGATCGTGGACCCCGACACCGCGCGGGCCACCGCCGCGGCCGCGAAGGCCCCCGGCGCGATCACCGCCGCGTCGTTCGAGGACGCCCTCGACGCCACCCCCATCGACGCCGTCATCGTCGCGACCCCGGGCTTCCTGCACGAGCCGGTCCTGGTACCGGCGATCGAACGCGGACTCGCGGTGCTCTGCGAGAAGCCCCTCACGACGAGTGCTGAGGACTCGCTGCGGATCGTCGAGCTCGAGCAGGCGAAGTCGGACCGCCCGAAGATCCAGGTCGGCTTCATGCGTCGCTTCGACAAGGGCTACCAGGAACTCCGGGCGCTCCGCGAGTCGGGGTCGAACGGCGCACTGCTCGCCCTGCACCACGCGCACCGCAACCCGACCACCCCGCCGAACTTCAGCGAGTCGATGCTCATCCACGACTCGGTGATCCACGAGATCGACATCATCCCGTTCATCACCGGCGAGGCGATCACGAGCGTCGAGGTCAAGAAGCCGCGCAAGAACTCGCTGGCGCCGGCCGACCTGCCCGAGCCGCAGTTCGTGCTGTTCACGACCGAGTCGGGGACGATGGCGATCGTCGAGATCAACGTGAACGCGCAGTTCGGGTACCAGGTCACGACCGATGCCGTGTTCGAGTCCGGCGTCGCGTACATCGGGCGTGAGACCTCGCTGAACCTCGTGTCGCAGGGTGTCTCCGGCCAGGGCGTCACGCCGTCGTTCGTGGAGCGCTTCGGTGCGGCCTACGACGAAGAGGTCCAGCGTTGGGTCGACGCCGCCAAGCAGGGCGGGATCGACGGCCCGAGCGCATGGGACGGCTACACGGCGTCCGTCGTCGCCGAGGTGGCCGTCCGTGCGCAGCAGTCCGGTGCCCTCGAGGCCGTGACGTACGCCACGGCGAAGCCCGCGTTCTACGACGCCGCTCCGAACGAACTCGCGGACGTCTGATGCCGAAGATC
Coding sequences within:
- a CDS encoding sugar phosphate isomerase/epimerase gives rise to the protein MTDTATPTGASSTDATTASIRIGTAPDSWGVWFPDDPKQVPWQRFLDEAAAAGYVWIELGPYGYLPTDPAQLSDELESRGLQLSAGTVFTGFHKGDDQFQRAWDQAVAVAGLAAKLGAEHLVTIPDLWRSDATEEVLEPRTLTDEQWERLGKGHDQLGKALLEEFGVHQQFHTHADSHVGTYKETVRFLEVTDPQYTNLCLDTGHFAYYGGDNLKLIAAHPERIGYLHLKQVDTDLLFDVLKNDVPFATAVSQGIMTEPPHGTPELAPIIEAVAAINPDVFGIVEQDMYGCSVDAPGPIAERTFQHIFGSTSAARAS
- a CDS encoding Gfo/Idh/MocA family oxidoreductase, which produces MSTTDNLRVAVVGAGAMGSDHIRRITSTIAGADVVAIVDPDTARATAAAAKAPGAITAASFEDALDATPIDAVIVATPGFLHEPVLVPAIERGLAVLCEKPLTTSAEDSLRIVELEQAKSDRPKIQVGFMRRFDKGYQELRALRESGSNGALLALHHAHRNPTTPPNFSESMLIHDSVIHEIDIIPFITGEAITSVEVKKPRKNSLAPADLPEPQFVLFTTESGTMAIVEINVNAQFGYQVTTDAVFESGVAYIGRETSLNLVSQGVSGQGVTPSFVERFGAAYDEEVQRWVDAAKQGGIDGPSAWDGYTASVVAEVAVRAQQSGALEAVTYATAKPAFYDAAPNELADV